One stretch of Caldinitratiruptor microaerophilus DNA includes these proteins:
- a CDS encoding acetamidase/formamidase family protein: MADRDDGRTVAETGAARETVFVGTFTGGVVGPSRRMLGPVRDGGHIIANTAPGCWGPMLTPAFKGGHEVTEPVAVEGAEVGDAIVIRIKDIQVTSIATSSGVDQPVEGRFLGDPYVAPRCPGCGTLNPPTRIEGTGPEAIRCAICGAEAAPFRIAHGYTMVFDSSRQLGVTVGAEAARRIGADGRRYMALPPESGQNPVVTVAPADLVGVLARLRPFLGHIGTTPAIDMPDSHNAGDFGSFLIGAPHEFGIPAEKLEHRTDAHLDIDSVRAGAILICPVKVRGGGVYLGDMHAMQGDGEIAGHTTDVAGTVTLQVHVLKGLNLDGPVLLPNAEDLPPLARPFTAEERARALALARQWGVAAIEETAPIQVVGSGPDLNSATDNGLRRMAALLDMSVAEVRNRATITGGIEIGRHPGIVTVTILAPLDRLERKGLLPFVREQYGIG; encoded by the coding sequence ATGGCAGACCGTGACGACGGGAGGACCGTGGCGGAAACGGGGGCGGCACGGGAGACCGTTTTCGTGGGCACGTTCACCGGCGGCGTGGTGGGTCCGAGCCGGCGCATGCTCGGCCCGGTGCGCGACGGCGGGCACATCATCGCCAACACGGCGCCGGGCTGCTGGGGGCCCATGCTCACGCCGGCCTTCAAGGGCGGGCACGAGGTCACGGAGCCCGTGGCCGTCGAGGGCGCCGAGGTCGGCGACGCGATCGTCATCCGGATCAAGGACATCCAGGTGACCAGCATCGCCACCTCGTCCGGGGTGGACCAGCCGGTGGAGGGCCGCTTCCTGGGCGATCCCTACGTGGCGCCCCGCTGCCCCGGGTGCGGCACCCTGAACCCGCCGACGCGGATCGAGGGCACGGGGCCGGAGGCGATCCGCTGCGCCATCTGCGGCGCGGAGGCAGCGCCGTTCCGGATCGCCCACGGCTACACGATGGTCTTCGACAGCAGCCGCCAGCTCGGGGTGACGGTCGGGGCCGAGGCGGCCCGGCGCATCGGCGCCGACGGGCGCCGGTACATGGCCCTGCCACCCGAATCCGGGCAGAACCCGGTCGTGACGGTGGCGCCCGCGGACCTCGTCGGCGTCCTCGCCCGGTTGCGGCCGTTCCTGGGGCACATCGGCACCACGCCGGCCATCGACATGCCGGACTCCCACAACGCCGGCGACTTCGGCTCCTTCCTGATCGGCGCCCCGCACGAGTTCGGCATCCCGGCGGAGAAGCTGGAGCACCGGACGGACGCGCACCTGGACATCGACTCGGTCCGCGCCGGCGCCATCCTCATCTGCCCGGTGAAGGTCCGGGGCGGCGGCGTCTACCTGGGCGACATGCACGCCATGCAGGGCGACGGCGAGATCGCCGGGCACACCACGGACGTTGCCGGGACCGTCACCCTGCAGGTCCACGTGCTCAAGGGCCTGAACCTGGACGGCCCGGTCCTCCTCCCCAACGCCGAGGACCTGCCGCCCCTGGCCCGGCCGTTCACGGCCGAGGAGCGGGCCCGCGCCCTGGCGCTGGCCCGCCAGTGGGGCGTGGCGGCCATCGAGGAGACGGCGCCGATCCAGGTGGTCGGCTCGGGGCCCGACCTGAACAGCGCCACCGACAACGGGCTGCGCCGCATGGCCGCCCTCTTGGACATGAGCGTCGCCGAGGTCCGCAACCGGGCCACGATCACCGGCGGGATCGAGATCGGCCGGCACCCCGGCATCGTCACCGTCACCATCCTGGCGCCGCTCGACCGGCTGGAGCGGAAGGGCTTGCTGCCGTTCGTTCGGGAGCAGTACGGTATCGGGTAG
- a CDS encoding FAD binding domain-containing protein — translation MFPAEFDYYRPDSLQGALDLLSRFGDDARILAGGHSLLPAMRLRLAQPKVLIDIGRLRDLAYIREENGEVAVGALTTHYEVETSSLLEARATAFPDAAKVLADVQVRNRGTVGGALAHADPAADYPAVVLALGGRVVFTGPSGKRSVAADDLFVGPFTTAIRPGEILTELRIPAQGPGTGSAYVKFVRRASDYGMAGVAARITVDGAGVCREARVAVTCVGPTAYRATETEKALVGQRLTDDVIAAAAEKAVAGVDVADDPYVPADYRSHLARVIARRAIAAARDRASR, via the coding sequence GTGTTTCCCGCCGAGTTCGACTACTACCGGCCCGACAGCCTGCAGGGCGCCCTGGACCTCCTGAGCCGGTTCGGGGACGACGCCCGCATCCTGGCGGGCGGTCACAGCCTCCTCCCGGCGATGCGCCTGCGGCTCGCCCAGCCCAAGGTCCTGATCGACATCGGGCGACTGCGCGACCTCGCCTACATCCGGGAGGAGAACGGCGAGGTCGCCGTCGGCGCGCTCACCACCCATTACGAGGTGGAGACGTCTTCCCTCCTCGAAGCCCGGGCCACGGCTTTCCCCGACGCCGCGAAGGTCCTGGCCGACGTGCAGGTCCGCAACCGGGGCACCGTGGGCGGGGCCCTCGCCCACGCCGACCCCGCCGCCGACTACCCGGCCGTGGTGCTGGCGCTGGGCGGCCGCGTGGTGTTCACCGGACCGTCCGGCAAGCGCTCCGTCGCAGCCGACGACCTCTTCGTCGGGCCCTTCACCACGGCGATCCGGCCGGGCGAGATCCTCACCGAACTCCGCATCCCGGCCCAGGGCCCCGGCACCGGCAGCGCGTACGTGAAGTTCGTCCGCCGCGCCTCGGACTACGGGATGGCCGGGGTGGCGGCCCGGATCACGGTCGACGGGGCCGGCGTCTGCCGCGAGGCCCGCGTCGCCGTCACGTGCGTGGGACCCACCGCCTACCGTGCGACGGAGACCGAGAAGGCGCTGGTGGGGCAGCGCCTCACCGACGACGTCATCGCGGCGGCCGCCGAGAAGGCCGTGGCGGGCGTCGACGTCGCCGACGACCCTTACGTCCCTGCCGACTACCGATCGCACCTCGCACGGGTCATCGCCCGCCGGGCGATCGCCGCCGCCCGGGACCGGGCGAGCCGTTGA
- a CDS encoding cation diffusion facilitator family transporter translates to MQHTERPQGDVKRILWGILALNLAVALAKVLYGWASRSAAMVADGFHSLSDGTSNVIGLVGITLAQKPIDRTHPYGHKKFETFTTIGIAALLLFVAFEVVTGVVDRIRHPVAPSVTAWSFAVMLATMAVNAGVYLYESRAGRRLGSDFLVADSLHTRSDILVSLSVLAGLAGVRLGLPWLDWAVALVIAGLIAWSAWEIIRDGANVLCDAAVFDPAFIDPVVRSIPGVREVHQIRSRGRHDSAYVDLHVLVDPHLPVVKAHDLAHRIEEALKGRLPAVVDVLVHVEPDLPGMELPEEPRIEPVTAPAHEHADR, encoded by the coding sequence TTGCAGCACACGGAGCGGCCGCAGGGAGACGTGAAGCGCATCCTCTGGGGCATCCTCGCGCTCAACCTCGCCGTGGCGCTCGCCAAGGTGCTGTACGGCTGGGCGAGCCGGTCGGCGGCGATGGTCGCCGACGGCTTCCACTCCCTCTCGGACGGGACGTCGAACGTGATCGGCCTGGTCGGGATCACGCTGGCGCAGAAGCCCATCGACCGCACTCACCCGTACGGCCACAAGAAGTTCGAGACCTTCACCACCATCGGGATCGCCGCCCTGCTCCTGTTCGTCGCCTTCGAGGTGGTCACGGGGGTCGTGGACCGGATCCGCCACCCGGTGGCCCCGTCGGTCACGGCTTGGAGCTTCGCCGTCATGCTCGCCACGATGGCCGTGAACGCGGGCGTGTACCTGTACGAGTCCCGGGCGGGGCGGCGCCTGGGCAGCGACTTCCTCGTGGCCGACTCCCTCCACACCCGCAGCGACATCCTGGTGAGCCTGTCGGTCCTGGCCGGGCTGGCGGGGGTGCGCCTGGGCCTGCCCTGGCTCGACTGGGCCGTGGCGCTCGTGATCGCCGGCCTGATCGCCTGGTCGGCGTGGGAGATCATCCGCGACGGCGCCAACGTCCTGTGCGACGCGGCCGTGTTCGACCCGGCCTTCATCGACCCGGTCGTGCGGTCGATCCCCGGCGTGCGCGAGGTGCACCAGATCCGCTCCCGGGGCCGGCACGACTCGGCCTACGTCGACCTGCACGTGCTCGTCGACCCGCACCTGCCAGTCGTGAAGGCCCACGACCTCGCCCACCGGATCGAGGAGGCCCTCAAGGGCCGCCTCCCCGCCGTGGTCGACGTCCTCGTGCACGTCGAGCCCGACCTGCCCGGGATGGAGCTGCCCGAGGAGCCCCGGATCGAGCCTGTAACGGCGCCGGCGCACGAGCATGCCGACCGGTGA
- a CDS encoding MoaD/ThiS family protein has product MQVTVRLYAGLSQLAGRPRAAIDVPEPATVADVLRRLGELHPGLAPHLEGVVAVVGGRHAGPGEPVPPGEEVALVRPMAGGSQQIAQSGARSGSERRLSHGRP; this is encoded by the coding sequence GTGCAGGTCACCGTCCGGCTCTACGCGGGGCTCTCGCAACTGGCCGGCCGGCCCCGCGCCGCGATCGACGTGCCGGAGCCCGCCACCGTGGCGGACGTCCTGCGCCGGCTGGGCGAGCTGCATCCCGGCCTGGCGCCCCACCTGGAGGGGGTCGTCGCGGTGGTCGGCGGGCGCCACGCCGGGCCGGGGGAGCCGGTGCCACCCGGCGAGGAGGTCGCGCTCGTCCGCCCGATGGCCGGCGGCTCGCAGCAGATTGCGCAGTCTGGCGCACGGAGCGGCAGCGAAAGGAGGCTGTCCCATGGCAGACCGTGA
- a CDS encoding class I SAM-dependent methyltransferase: MEERYSKDMSHTTWDRVFQRQAERADLAREWLDRLDLRPGECVLDVGSGPGFISLLAAERVGPAGLVHAVDRSAEALAYLERVQVERGVRQIRRVHADVCALDRLDPVPDAALVTMMLHHGDDGPAILSAAFRLLRPGGRAVVAEFHPDGPCEVGPPREHRLAPDVVRRWCEAAGFAVAEEWRQTAEHYALLVIRP, encoded by the coding sequence GTGGAAGAACGCTACAGCAAGGACATGAGCCACACGACGTGGGACCGGGTCTTCCAGCGCCAGGCCGAACGCGCCGACCTCGCCCGGGAGTGGCTCGACCGCCTGGACCTGCGCCCGGGCGAGTGCGTCCTGGACGTCGGATCGGGCCCCGGGTTCATCAGCCTGCTCGCGGCCGAGCGCGTGGGGCCGGCCGGGCTGGTCCACGCCGTCGACCGGTCCGCCGAGGCCCTGGCGTACCTGGAGCGAGTGCAGGTCGAGCGGGGCGTCCGGCAGATCCGGCGCGTGCACGCGGACGTGTGCGCCCTGGACCGGCTCGACCCCGTCCCCGACGCCGCCCTGGTCACCATGATGCTCCACCACGGCGACGACGGGCCGGCGATCCTCTCGGCCGCCTTCCGGCTCCTGCGCCCCGGCGGCCGGGCCGTCGTGGCGGAGTTCCACCCCGACGGGCCGTGCGAGGTCGGCCCGCCCCGCGAGCACCGCCTGGCGCCCGACGTCGTCCGCCGCTGGTGCGAGGCGGCGGGTTTCGCCGTGGCGGAGGAGTGGCGCCAGACCGCGGAGCATTACGCTCTCCTCGTGATCAGGCCTTAG